The Amycolatopsis camponoti genome segment GGGGGATGACCGTCTTGAGGACCGTGTCGCCGAAGTGGTTCCGCACCTCGTTCGTCACCTGGTCGGCCAGCTTGGTCCGGCCGTCGTACATGGTGAGGAGGATCGTCGAGACGCGGAGCTCGCGGTTGAGGTGCTGCTGCACCAGCTCGATGTTGCTCAGCAGCTGCCCGAGCCCTTCCAGCGCGTAGTACTCGCACTGGATCGGGATGAGCACCTCCTGCGCGGCGACCATCGCGTTGACCGTCAGCAGGCCGAGCGACGGCGGGCAGTCGATGAAGACGTAGTCGACGCCGATCTCGTCGAGGATCTCCGAAGAGATGGCCTCCTTGAGCCGGGACTCGCGGGACGCCATCGAGACGAGCTCGATCTCGGCGCCGGCGAGGTCGATCGTCGCGGGGACGCAGAAGAGGTTGGGGGACTGCTCGGTCGGCTGGGCGGCGTCCGCGAGCGTCACCTCGCCGATGAGCACCTCGTAGATGGACGGCGTCCCGGACCGGTGGTCGACGTCGAGCGCGGTGCTCGCGTTGCCCTGCGGGTCGAGGTCGACGACGAGCGTCTTGAGCCCGTGGACGGCGAGCGCGGCGGCGAGGTTGACCGTGCTCGTGGTCTTGCCGACGCCGCCCTTCTGGTTGGCGACGGTCATCACCCGGCGACGGCCGGGGCGGGGAAGCGTCCTCTCGGGGTTCAGCAGGCGGGCGGCGCGGGCGGCTTCTTCGGCGATCGGGGTCCAGCCCACGTCGGGCGTGGTCTCCGTGGAGTCGGACGGCGGGGGATTCACCGGTCTCGACACCTCCTCCATATAGACGTCTGGTCGGTGGTCGAGTCGCGTCGTTTCACGTGGAACACCGCGGCCCGTTAACGCTTCCTGCTCCGCGCCCTCGGCTTGCTCGCCGTCGGGAGGCGACGGATCTTCACGACCGTGCTGGGG includes the following:
- a CDS encoding ParA family protein, which translates into the protein MNPPPSDSTETTPDVGWTPIAEEAARAARLLNPERTLPRPGRRRVMTVANQKGGVGKTTSTVNLAAALAVHGLKTLVVDLDPQGNASTALDVDHRSGTPSIYEVLIGEVTLADAAQPTEQSPNLFCVPATIDLAGAEIELVSMASRESRLKEAISSEILDEIGVDYVFIDCPPSLGLLTVNAMVAAQEVLIPIQCEYYALEGLGQLLSNIELVQQHLNRELRVSTILLTMYDGRTKLADQVTNEVRNHFGDTVLKTVIPRSVKVSEAPGYGQTVLAYDPGSRGALSYVDAAKEIAARGAQMDEHGAQLEKGSST